From a single Streptomyces rubradiris genomic region:
- a CDS encoding ABC transporter ATP-binding protein, with product MTSAVTIPRHGGTGGRTAVAARARQVVKAYGTGETRVVALDSVDVDVARGRFTAIMGPSGSGKSTLMHCLAGLDTVTSGHIHLDDTEITGLKDKKLTQLRRDRIGFIFQAFNLLPTLNALENITLPMDIAGRKPDRAWLERVVETVGLTGRLKHRPTQLSGGQQQRVAVARALAARPEIIFGDEPTGNLDSRAGAEVLGFLRRSVDELGQTIVMVTHDPVAASYADRVLYLADGRIVDEMYQPTAEQVLDRMKDFDARGRTS from the coding sequence GTGACATCGGCTGTAACGATTCCCAGGCACGGGGGTACTGGAGGGCGTACGGCCGTCGCGGCGCGGGCGCGCCAGGTCGTGAAGGCGTACGGGACAGGGGAGACCCGTGTCGTCGCGCTGGACAGCGTGGACGTGGACGTCGCCCGCGGCCGGTTCACCGCGATCATGGGCCCCTCCGGGTCCGGCAAGTCGACCCTGATGCACTGCCTGGCCGGCCTGGACACGGTGACGAGCGGTCACATCCACCTGGACGACACCGAGATCACCGGCCTGAAGGACAAGAAGCTCACCCAGCTGCGCCGGGACCGCATCGGTTTCATCTTCCAGGCGTTCAACCTGCTGCCCACGCTGAACGCCCTGGAGAACATCACGCTGCCCATGGACATCGCCGGCCGCAAGCCCGACCGGGCCTGGCTGGAGCGGGTGGTGGAGACCGTCGGGCTCACCGGGCGCCTCAAGCACCGCCCCACCCAGCTCTCCGGCGGCCAGCAGCAGCGCGTCGCCGTGGCCCGCGCCCTCGCCGCCCGCCCGGAGATCATCTTCGGGGACGAGCCGACCGGAAACCTCGACTCGCGCGCGGGTGCCGAGGTGCTCGGCTTCCTGCGCCGCTCGGTGGACGAACTCGGCCAGACCATCGTCATGGTCACCCACGACCCGGTGGCCGCCTCCTACGCCGACCGCGTGCTCTACCTCGCCGACGGCCGCATCGTCGACGAGATGTACCAGCCGACGGCCGAACAGGTCCTGGACCGCATGAAGGACTTCGACGCCCGGGGACGTACGTCGTGA
- a CDS encoding GNAT family N-acetyltransferase, producing the protein MDIKVSSLAERPDRLPAVFDMPDTWPEFVTHDLVGATHYGRIPTELPEYALFAEDGDGRVVAHAYSVPFALHAPGRGTLPARGWDQVLAWAFADLRHGTCPDTVSAISVTIAPHAQGRGLSAVLLSAIRDNARERGFREVVAPVRPSAKHREPRTPIAEYAHRVRPDGLPEDPWLRVHARAGATIDSIAPASMTVGGSLEEWRRWTGLPFDRPGDIEVPGALVPVRCEPERGYAVYVEPNVWMWHPL; encoded by the coding sequence ATGGACATCAAGGTGAGCAGCCTCGCCGAGCGGCCCGACCGGCTGCCGGCGGTGTTCGACATGCCCGACACCTGGCCCGAGTTCGTCACCCACGACCTCGTGGGCGCCACCCACTACGGCCGCATCCCCACCGAACTGCCGGAATACGCCCTGTTCGCCGAGGACGGGGACGGCCGGGTCGTCGCCCACGCCTACAGCGTGCCCTTCGCCCTGCACGCGCCGGGCCGGGGCACCCTGCCCGCCCGGGGCTGGGACCAGGTCCTGGCATGGGCCTTCGCCGACCTGCGCCACGGCACCTGCCCGGACACGGTCAGCGCCATCTCGGTCACCATCGCCCCGCACGCCCAGGGCCGGGGCCTGTCCGCCGTCCTGCTCTCCGCGATACGGGACAACGCCCGCGAGCGCGGCTTCCGCGAGGTCGTCGCCCCCGTCCGGCCGAGCGCCAAGCACCGCGAACCGCGCACCCCGATCGCCGAGTACGCCCACCGGGTCCGCCCCGACGGGCTGCCCGAGGACCCGTGGCTGCGCGTCCACGCCCGGGCCGGCGCCACCATCGACTCCATCGCCCCGGCCTCCATGACCGTCGGCGGCTCGCTGGAGGAGTGGCGCCGCTGGACCGGGCTGCCCTTCGACCGCCCCGGCGACATCGAGGTGCCCGGCGCGCTGGTCCCGGTCCGCTGCGAACCGGAACGCGGGTACGCCGTCTACGTCGAACCCAACGTCTGGATGTGGCACCCGCTGTGA
- a CDS encoding MerR family transcriptional regulator yields MRIGELAEATGATPRALRHYEQQGLITSARAANGYREYDVGTVVRVRNIRRLLAAGLTLDDVLVFLPCLDGDVTAGPASAKALKVARDRLAVLDARIAAQTELRERLAAALREAGAEVP; encoded by the coding sequence GTGCGTATCGGTGAGCTGGCCGAGGCGACCGGAGCGACACCGCGCGCCCTGCGCCACTACGAACAGCAGGGCCTGATCACCTCCGCCCGCGCGGCCAACGGCTACCGCGAGTACGACGTCGGCACGGTCGTGCGGGTGCGCAACATCCGCCGGCTGCTCGCGGCGGGCCTCACCCTGGACGACGTCCTGGTGTTCCTGCCCTGCCTCGACGGTGACGTCACCGCCGGCCCCGCCTCCGCGAAGGCGCTGAAGGTCGCCCGGGACCGGCTGGCCGTCCTGGACGCCCGCATAGCGGCCCAGACGGAGTTGCGGGAGCGGCTGGCGGCGGCTCTGCGGGAGGCGGGCGCCGAGGTCCCCTGA
- the mfd gene encoding transcription-repair coupling factor, which translates to MSLHGLLDAVVKDPALAEAMRAAADGNRPHVDLVGPPAARPFAVAALARDAGRPVLAVTATGREAEDLAAALRSLLPPEGVVEYPSWETLPHERLSPRSDTVGRRLAVLRRLAHPRPDDPETGPVSVVVAPVRSVLQPQVKGLGDLEPVALRTGQSADMDDIVEALAAAAYARVELVEKRGEFAVRGGILDVFPPTEEHPLRIEFWGDEVEEIRYFKVADQRSLEVAEHGLWAPPCRELLLTDDVRTRARALAEDHPELGELLGKIAEGIAVEGMESLAPVLVDDMELLLDVLPKGAMAVVCDPERVRTRAADLVATSQEFLQASWAATAGGGEAPIDVGAASLWSLADVRDRARELDMMWWSVSPFAADADAAGDADTLKLGMHAPETYRGDTARALADTKGWLADGWRTVFVTEGHGPAARTVEVLGGEGIAARLDADLGELAPSVVHVSCGSIEYGFVDPALKLAVLTETDLSGQRTAGRDGARMPARRRKTIDPLTLEPGDYIVHEQHGVGRYIEMVQRTVQGATREYLVVEYAPAKRGQPGDRLYIPTDQLEQITKYVGGEAPTLHRLGGADWTKTKARAKKAVKEIAADLIKLYSARMAAPGHAFGTDTPWQRELEDAFPYAETPDQLTTIAEVKEDMEKSVPMDRLICGDVGYGKTEIAVRAAFKAVQDGKQVAVLVPTTLLVQQHYGTFSERYAQFPVNVRALSRFQTDTEAKAVLEGLKDGSVDVVIGTHRLFSSETKFKDLGLVIVDEEQRFGVEHKEQLKKLRANVDVLTMSATPIPRTLEMAVTGIREMSTITTPPEERHPVLTFVGPYEEKQIGAAIRRELLREGQVFYIHNRVESIDRAAARLRDIVPEARIATAHGQMSESALEQVVVDFWEKKFDVLVSTTIVESGIDISNANTLIVERGDTFGLSQLHQLRGRVGRGRERGYAYFLYPPEKPLTETAHERLATIAQHTEMGAGMYVAMKDLEIRGAGNLLGGEQSGHIAGVGFDLYVRMVGEAVADYRRQLEAGEPSAGGAEEPPLEVKIELPVDAHVPHDYAPGERLRLQAYRSIASANSEEDIKAVREELTDRYGKLPEPVENLLLVAGLRMLARACGVGEIVLQGTNIRFAPVELRESQELRLKRLYPGTVIKPAAHQVLVPRPKTAKVGGKPLVGRELLAWVGEFLTSVLG; encoded by the coding sequence ATGAGCCTGCACGGTCTGCTCGACGCCGTCGTCAAGGACCCCGCCCTCGCGGAAGCGATGCGCGCGGCAGCGGACGGCAACCGCCCGCACGTCGACCTGGTCGGCCCCCCGGCGGCCCGGCCCTTCGCCGTCGCCGCCCTGGCCCGGGACGCCGGCCGCCCGGTGCTGGCGGTCACCGCGACCGGCCGCGAGGCCGAGGACCTGGCCGCGGCCCTGCGCTCCCTGCTGCCGCCCGAGGGCGTCGTGGAGTACCCCTCCTGGGAGACCCTCCCGCACGAGCGGCTCAGCCCCCGCAGCGACACCGTCGGCCGCCGCCTCGCCGTCCTGCGCCGCCTCGCCCACCCCCGCCCCGACGACCCCGAGACCGGCCCCGTCTCCGTCGTCGTGGCCCCCGTGCGCTCCGTGCTCCAGCCACAGGTCAAGGGCCTCGGCGATCTGGAACCGGTGGCCCTGCGCACCGGGCAGAGCGCCGATATGGACGACATCGTCGAAGCCCTCGCGGCCGCCGCCTACGCGCGCGTGGAGCTGGTCGAGAAGCGCGGCGAGTTCGCCGTGCGCGGCGGCATCCTGGACGTGTTCCCGCCCACCGAGGAACACCCCCTGCGCATCGAGTTCTGGGGCGACGAGGTCGAGGAGATCCGCTACTTCAAGGTCGCCGACCAGCGCTCCCTCGAAGTCGCCGAACACGGCCTGTGGGCGCCCCCGTGCCGCGAGCTGCTGCTCACCGACGACGTCCGCACACGCGCGCGTGCCCTCGCCGAGGACCACCCCGAGCTGGGCGAACTGCTCGGCAAGATCGCCGAGGGCATCGCGGTGGAGGGCATGGAGTCCCTGGCCCCCGTCCTGGTGGACGACATGGAGCTGCTGCTCGACGTGCTGCCCAAGGGCGCCATGGCCGTCGTCTGCGACCCGGAGCGGGTCCGCACCCGCGCCGCCGATCTCGTCGCCACCAGCCAGGAGTTCCTCCAGGCGTCCTGGGCGGCCACCGCCGGCGGCGGCGAGGCCCCCATCGACGTCGGCGCGGCCTCCCTGTGGTCCCTCGCCGATGTCCGTGACCGTGCCCGCGAGCTGGACATGATGTGGTGGTCGGTCTCCCCGTTCGCCGCCGACGCCGACGCCGCGGGCGACGCCGACACCCTCAAGCTCGGCATGCACGCGCCCGAGACCTACCGCGGCGACACCGCGCGCGCCCTCGCCGACACCAAGGGCTGGCTCGCCGACGGCTGGCGCACGGTGTTCGTCACCGAGGGCCACGGCCCGGCCGCCCGCACCGTGGAGGTACTCGGCGGCGAGGGCATCGCCGCCCGCCTGGACGCCGACCTCGGCGAACTCGCCCCCTCCGTGGTGCACGTCTCCTGCGGCTCCATCGAGTACGGCTTCGTGGACCCCGCCCTCAAGCTGGCCGTGCTCACCGAGACCGACCTCTCCGGGCAGCGCACCGCCGGCCGCGACGGCGCCCGCATGCCGGCCCGCCGCCGCAAGACCATCGACCCGCTCACCCTGGAGCCGGGCGACTACATCGTCCACGAACAGCACGGCGTCGGCCGCTACATCGAGATGGTGCAGCGCACCGTGCAGGGCGCCACCCGCGAGTACCTGGTCGTGGAGTACGCGCCCGCCAAGCGCGGCCAGCCCGGCGACCGGCTGTACATCCCGACCGACCAGCTGGAGCAGATCACCAAGTACGTCGGCGGCGAGGCACCCACCCTGCACCGTCTCGGCGGCGCCGACTGGACCAAGACCAAGGCCCGCGCCAAGAAGGCCGTCAAGGAGATCGCCGCCGACCTGATCAAGCTGTACAGCGCGCGCATGGCCGCCCCCGGCCACGCCTTCGGCACCGACACCCCCTGGCAGCGCGAGCTGGAGGACGCCTTCCCCTACGCCGAGACCCCGGACCAGCTCACCACCATCGCCGAGGTCAAGGAGGACATGGAGAAGTCGGTCCCGATGGACCGGCTGATCTGCGGCGACGTCGGCTACGGCAAGACCGAGATCGCGGTGCGGGCCGCCTTCAAGGCCGTACAGGACGGCAAGCAGGTCGCCGTCCTGGTGCCCACCACCCTGCTGGTGCAGCAGCACTACGGCACGTTCTCCGAGCGGTACGCGCAGTTCCCCGTCAACGTGCGCGCCCTGTCCCGGTTCCAGACCGACACCGAGGCCAAGGCCGTCCTGGAGGGCCTGAAGGACGGCTCGGTGGACGTCGTCATCGGCACCCACCGCCTGTTCTCCTCCGAGACCAAGTTCAAGGACCTCGGCCTGGTCATCGTCGACGAGGAGCAGCGCTTCGGCGTCGAGCACAAGGAGCAGCTGAAGAAGCTCCGCGCCAACGTCGACGTGCTGACGATGTCCGCGACCCCGATCCCGCGCACCCTGGAGATGGCGGTCACCGGCATCCGCGAGATGTCCACGATCACCACGCCCCCCGAGGAGCGCCACCCGGTGCTCACCTTCGTCGGGCCGTACGAGGAGAAGCAGATCGGCGCCGCCATCCGCCGCGAACTGCTGCGCGAGGGCCAGGTCTTCTACATCCACAACCGCGTCGAGTCCATCGACCGCGCGGCGGCCAGGCTCCGCGACATCGTCCCCGAGGCGCGCATCGCCACCGCCCACGGCCAGATGTCCGAGTCCGCGCTGGAACAGGTCGTGGTCGACTTCTGGGAGAAGAAGTTCGACGTGCTGGTGTCGACCACGATCGTGGAGTCCGGCATCGACATCTCCAACGCCAACACCCTGATCGTGGAGCGCGGCGACACCTTCGGCCTGTCCCAGCTGCACCAGCTGCGCGGCCGGGTCGGCCGTGGCCGCGAGCGCGGGTACGCCTACTTCCTGTACCCGCCGGAGAAGCCGCTCACCGAGACCGCGCACGAGCGCCTGGCGACCATCGCCCAGCACACCGAGATGGGCGCGGGCATGTACGTGGCGATGAAGGACCTGGAGATCCGCGGCGCCGGAAACCTCCTGGGCGGCGAGCAGTCCGGCCACATCGCGGGCGTCGGCTTCGACCTGTACGTCCGCATGGTCGGCGAGGCCGTCGCGGACTACCGGCGTCAGCTGGAGGCAGGGGAGCCTTCGGCGGGAGGGGCGGAGGAGCCGCCGCTGGAGGTCAAGATCGAGCTGCCCGTCGACGCGCACGTCCCGCACGACTACGCGCCCGGCGAGCGCCTGCGCCTCCAGGCCTACCGCTCGATCGCCTCCGCCAACAGCGAGGAGGACATCAAGGCGGTCCGCGAGGAACTCACCGACCGCTACGGCAAGCTGCCCGAACCGGTGGAGAACCTGCTGCTGGTGGCCGGCCTGAGGATGCTCGCGCGCGCCTGCGGCGTCGGCGAGATCGTGCTCCAGGGCACCAACATCCGCTTCGCGCCGGTGGAGTTGCGCGAGTCTCAGGAACTGCGGCTCAAGCGGCTCTACCCGGGTACGGTCATCAAGCCGGCCGCCCACCAGGTGCTGGTCCCGCGCCCGAAGACCGCCAAGGTCGGCGGCAAGCCGCTGGTCGGCCGGGAACTGCTGGCCTGGGTCGGCGAGTTCCTCACCTCCGTCCTGGGGTAG
- a CDS encoding ABC transporter permease, whose protein sequence is MTVLKTSMRNFVAHKGRMALSAVAVLLSVAFVCGTLVFTDTMNTTFDKLFQATSSDVQVSPASASDTGQTTTRTGKPPVLPASVVGKVRGAQGVKSAEGTVFSTSVTVVDADKDKLSPGNGGPTIVGSWNGNDARTMEITSGTAPKGPDQVMIDADTADRHGLERGDEIGIITAVGTHHARVSGIAAFKVTNPGAAIFYLDTRTAQQTLVGRTGVYTTVNVTAAGGVSDERLKKNVVAVLGQDYKVQTAKEVADANQKELQSFLNVMKYAMLGFAGIAFLVGIFLIINTFSMLVAQRTREIGLLRAIGSSRKQVNRSVLVEALLLGVVGSVLGVGAGVGLAIGLMKLMGQMDMKLSTDDLTVAWTTPALGLLLGVAVTVLAAYLPARRAGKVSPMAALRDAGAPADARSGAVRAVLGLLLTAAGGWSLYTAATAEQAKTGSGWLGLGVLLTLIGFVVVGPLLAGALVRVLGAVLLRVFGPVGRMAERNALRNPRRTGATGAALMIGLALVACLSVVGSSMVASATDQLDKTVGADFIIQEDNGEVITKQAVRAVKDTPGLARVTEYKLLDATLTTPDGRTVPKETINAADPAYARDVRTKTVAGDLADAYRPDSMSVFEGFAKEHGIKLGSTVTVRFEDGGTAKLTVRAITSDEAVIDKGAMYASITTVAKYVPADRMPLDDLLFATAEDGQEKPAYQALKSALHEFPQYTVRDQTDYKQELKDQIGQLLNMIYGLLALAIIVAVLGVVNTLALSVVERTREIGLMRAIGLSRRQLRRMIRLESVVIAVFGALLGLGLGMGWGATAQQLLALEGLNVLDIPWPTITGVFIGSAFVGLFAALVPAFRAARMNVLNAIATD, encoded by the coding sequence GTGACCGTTCTCAAGACCTCGATGCGCAACTTCGTCGCGCACAAGGGACGCATGGCGCTGTCGGCGGTCGCCGTGCTGCTGTCGGTGGCGTTCGTGTGCGGCACGCTGGTGTTCACCGACACCATGAACACCACCTTCGACAAGCTGTTCCAGGCCACGAGCTCCGACGTCCAGGTCAGCCCCGCAAGCGCCTCCGACACCGGGCAGACCACCACCCGCACCGGCAAGCCGCCCGTGCTGCCGGCCTCGGTCGTCGGCAAGGTCCGCGGCGCCCAGGGCGTGAAGTCGGCCGAGGGCACGGTGTTCTCCACCTCGGTCACCGTCGTGGACGCCGACAAGGACAAGCTGTCGCCCGGCAACGGCGGGCCCACCATCGTCGGCAGCTGGAACGGCAACGACGCCCGCACCATGGAGATCACCTCCGGCACCGCCCCCAAGGGCCCGGACCAGGTGATGATCGACGCCGACACCGCCGACCGGCACGGCCTTGAGCGCGGCGACGAGATCGGCATCATCACGGCCGTCGGCACGCACCACGCGCGCGTGTCCGGCATCGCCGCCTTCAAGGTCACCAACCCCGGCGCGGCGATCTTCTACCTGGACACCAGGACCGCCCAGCAGACCCTCGTCGGCCGCACCGGCGTCTACACCACCGTCAACGTCACCGCCGCCGGCGGCGTGAGCGACGAGCGGCTGAAGAAGAACGTCGTCGCCGTCCTCGGCCAGGACTACAAGGTGCAGACCGCCAAGGAGGTCGCCGACGCCAACCAGAAGGAGCTCCAGAGCTTCCTGAACGTCATGAAGTACGCGATGCTCGGCTTCGCCGGGATCGCCTTCCTGGTCGGCATCTTCCTGATCATCAACACCTTCTCCATGCTGGTCGCCCAGCGCACCCGGGAGATCGGCCTGCTGCGCGCCATCGGCTCCTCCCGCAAGCAGGTCAACCGCTCGGTCCTGGTCGAGGCGCTGCTGCTGGGCGTGGTCGGCTCCGTCCTCGGCGTCGGCGCGGGCGTCGGCCTCGCCATCGGCCTGATGAAGCTCATGGGGCAGATGGACATGAAGCTGTCCACCGACGACCTGACGGTGGCCTGGACCACCCCCGCGCTCGGCCTGCTCCTCGGCGTGGCCGTCACCGTCCTCGCCGCCTATCTGCCCGCCCGGCGCGCCGGCAAGGTCTCCCCGATGGCCGCCCTGCGCGACGCCGGCGCCCCCGCCGACGCCCGGTCCGGTGCCGTCCGCGCCGTCCTCGGCCTGCTGCTGACCGCCGCCGGCGGCTGGAGCCTGTACACGGCCGCCACCGCCGAGCAGGCCAAGACCGGCTCCGGCTGGCTGGGCCTGGGCGTGCTGCTCACCCTGATCGGCTTCGTCGTCGTCGGCCCGCTGCTCGCCGGCGCGCTGGTCCGCGTCCTCGGCGCGGTCCTCCTGCGGGTCTTCGGACCCGTCGGCCGGATGGCCGAACGCAACGCGCTGCGCAACCCGCGCCGCACCGGCGCCACCGGCGCCGCCCTGATGATCGGCCTGGCCCTGGTGGCGTGCCTGTCGGTGGTCGGCTCCTCCATGGTGGCCTCCGCCACCGACCAGCTGGACAAGACCGTCGGCGCCGACTTCATCATCCAGGAGGACAACGGCGAGGTCATCACCAAGCAGGCGGTGCGGGCCGTCAAGGACACGCCCGGCCTGGCCCGGGTCACCGAGTACAAGCTCCTGGACGCCACCCTGACCACGCCGGACGGCCGTACCGTCCCGAAGGAGACGATCAACGCGGCCGACCCGGCGTACGCCCGGGACGTGCGCACCAAGACCGTCGCCGGCGACCTCGCCGACGCCTACCGGCCCGACTCGATGTCCGTCTTCGAGGGCTTCGCGAAGGAGCACGGCATCAAGCTCGGCTCCACGGTCACCGTCCGCTTCGAGGACGGCGGGACGGCGAAGCTGACCGTCCGCGCGATCACCAGCGACGAGGCCGTCATCGACAAGGGCGCGATGTACGCCTCCATCACCACGGTCGCCAAGTACGTCCCCGCCGACCGCATGCCGCTGGACGACCTGCTGTTCGCCACCGCCGAGGACGGCCAGGAGAAGCCCGCCTACCAGGCGCTGAAGTCGGCGCTGCACGAGTTCCCGCAGTACACCGTGCGCGACCAGACCGACTACAAGCAGGAACTGAAGGACCAGATCGGCCAGCTGCTGAACATGATCTACGGCCTGCTGGCGCTGGCGATCATCGTCGCGGTCCTCGGCGTGGTGAACACCCTGGCGCTGTCCGTGGTCGAGCGGACCCGGGAGATCGGCCTGATGCGGGCCATCGGCCTCTCCCGCCGCCAGCTGCGCCGCATGATCCGCCTGGAGTCCGTGGTGATCGCCGTCTTCGGTGCCCTGCTCGGCCTCGGCCTCGGCATGGGCTGGGGCGCCACCGCGCAGCAGCTCCTCGCCCTGGAGGGCCTGAACGTCCTCGACATCCCCTGGCCGACGATCACCGGCGTGTTCATCGGCTCGGCCTTCGTGGGCCTGTTCGCCGCGCTGGTCCCGGCGTTCCGGGCGGCCCGGATGAACGTCCTGAACGCGATCGCCACCGACTAG
- a CDS encoding HNH endonuclease family protein has protein sequence MTRLRGGVVTAVATLVAVTGCTAEQDKGSAGPGEGKGGGAALAAAESLTVKGRAPKSGYSRDRFGTAWADTDSNSCDTRDDILKRDLKEVKFTGGTCKVTYGLLDPDPYSGKRITYRRGRSQVDIDHVVALSDAWQKGAKYWDPGKRIALANDPLNLLAVDARTNRGKGDGDAATWLPPDKAYRCEYVAAQVAVKKKYGLWVTAAEQSAMKKVLTGCPDQKLPTGGNPTRAPERFRAR, from the coding sequence GTGACGCGTCTGAGGGGCGGGGTGGTCACCGCCGTGGCCACGCTGGTCGCCGTGACCGGCTGCACGGCCGAGCAGGACAAGGGGTCCGCCGGGCCCGGGGAGGGCAAAGGCGGCGGCGCGGCCCTGGCCGCCGCCGAGTCACTGACCGTCAAGGGACGCGCGCCGAAGAGCGGTTACTCCCGAGACCGCTTCGGCACCGCGTGGGCCGACACCGACTCCAACTCCTGCGACACCCGCGACGACATCCTCAAACGCGACCTGAAGGAAGTGAAGTTCACCGGAGGCACCTGCAAGGTCACCTACGGCCTGCTGGACCCCGACCCCTACTCCGGCAAGAGGATCACCTACCGGCGCGGTCGCAGCCAGGTCGACATCGACCACGTCGTGGCCCTCTCCGACGCCTGGCAGAAGGGCGCCAAGTACTGGGACCCCGGCAAGCGCATCGCCCTGGCCAACGACCCGCTCAACCTCCTCGCCGTGGACGCGCGCACCAACCGCGGCAAGGGCGACGGCGACGCGGCCACCTGGCTCCCGCCCGACAAGGCCTACCGGTGCGAGTACGTCGCCGCCCAGGTGGCGGTCAAGAAGAAGTACGGCCTGTGGGTCACCGCCGCCGAACAGTCGGCCATGAAGAAGGTCCTCACCGGCTGCCCGGACCAGAAGCTGCCCACCGGCGGCAACCCGACCCGGGCGCCCGAACGCTTCCGGGCCCGGTGA
- a CDS encoding SDR family NAD(P)-dependent oxidoreductase — protein sequence MSENSTSRTSPSPHPRTVLVTGAGTGIGRATARAFAAEGARVVAVGRRSAPLAETAEGHPGITPLSADLTAEDGPAAVVRTALERYGRIDVLVNNAAVVTTDSLRSYTRASVRPLLETNLLAPVLLTQAALPALEESRGVVVNVTTAVGQRGWPGNSLYAAGKAALEVLTRSWAVELAPHGIRVVAVAPGAIETPIADHSGYTPEQRAAIRRWQLAHTPLGRIGRPEEVAWAITRLASPRASFVTGVVLPVDGGAVVS from the coding sequence ATGAGCGAGAACAGCACCTCCCGCACCAGCCCCTCCCCGCACCCTCGTACGGTCCTCGTGACCGGTGCCGGTACCGGCATCGGCCGGGCGACGGCGCGCGCGTTCGCCGCCGAGGGCGCCCGGGTCGTCGCCGTCGGCCGCCGTTCCGCGCCGCTGGCCGAGACCGCCGAGGGGCACCCCGGGATCACGCCCCTGTCCGCCGACCTGACCGCCGAGGACGGGCCCGCCGCCGTCGTACGGACCGCGCTGGAGCGCTACGGCCGGATCGACGTGCTGGTCAACAACGCGGCCGTGGTCACCACCGACTCCCTGCGCAGCTACACCCGCGCGTCGGTACGGCCGCTGCTGGAGACCAACCTCCTCGCGCCCGTGCTGCTCACCCAGGCCGCGCTGCCCGCACTGGAGGAGAGCCGGGGGGTGGTGGTGAACGTGACGACGGCGGTGGGCCAGCGCGGCTGGCCCGGCAACTCGCTCTACGCGGCGGGCAAGGCGGCGCTGGAGGTGCTGACCCGCAGCTGGGCGGTGGAACTGGCGCCGCACGGCATCCGGGTGGTCGCGGTGGCCCCGGGCGCGATCGAGACGCCGATCGCCGACCACTCCGGCTACACCCCCGAGCAGCGGGCCGCCATCCGGCGATGGCAGCTCGCCCACACCCCGCTCGGCCGGATCGGCCGCCCCGAGGAGGTCGCCTGGGCCATCACCCGTCTCGCCTCCCCGCGGGCGTCGTTCGTGACGGGCGTCGTACTGCCCGTGGACGGCGGCGCGGTCGTCTCCTGA